Proteins encoded together in one Triticum dicoccoides isolate Atlit2015 ecotype Zavitan chromosome 7B, WEW_v2.0, whole genome shotgun sequence window:
- the LOC119341185 gene encoding homeobox-leucine zipper protein ROC8-like has product MEFGDHQEGGSDSQQQLQERRKRQRRHTPEQVQKLEESYKKYDHPNEIQCAQLGRELGLETKQVRSWFQNHRTQIRIEHERLENRFLRWENMSLRSEIMAVREALKNSATCPNCAPKDCIDQQELNRENARLKVGLLHCTTSFQDEP; this is encoded by the exons ATGGAGTTCGGCGACCACCAGGAGGGGGGCTCCGACAGCCAGCAGCAGCTGCAGGAGCGCCGGAAGCGCCAACGCCGGCACACGCCGGAGCAGGTCCAGAAGTTGGAGGA GTCGTACAAGAAGTACGACCACCCCAATGAGATCCAATGCGCTCAGCTTGGACGCGAGCTTGGTCTGGAGACCAAGCAGGTCAGATCCTGGTTCCAGAACCACCGCACACAGATCAGG ATTGAGCACGAGCGGCTGGAGAACCGCTTCCTCCGCTGGGAGAACATGAGTCTCCGGTCCGAGATCATGGCCGTGCGGGAGGCGCTCAAGAACTCCGCCACCTGCCCCAACTGCGCCCCCAAGGACTGCATCGACCAGCAGGAGCTCAATCGGGAGAACGCTCGCCTCAAGGTGGGGCTCCTCCACTGCACCACATCTTTCCAAGATGAGCCCTAG